A window of Cryptomeria japonica chromosome 3, Sugi_1.0, whole genome shotgun sequence contains these coding sequences:
- the LOC131034334 gene encoding uncharacterized protein LOC131034334, protein MASPIKESTIPTTENVLETGTSSTTPDITHVVPIDIIAPMSVLENAPIVEPDPKPIPQTSMEAEASSPPKEKTTQARKKRASKRETIVGSDNEPYKESVPAPKARKPTQKRRRVAKKDSRETSSVEAPPSIQSPHTVEEQAAKEPEPQEEAS, encoded by the coding sequence ATGGCATCCCCAATCAAGGAGTCTACCATCCCCACTACTGAAAATGTCCTTGAAACAGGAACTAGCTCTACAACACCAGATATAACCCATGTTGTACCTATTGACATAATTGCACCCATGTCAGTGCTAGAAAATGCCCCTATAGTAGAACCAGACCCCAAACCCATCCCACAAACATCTATGGAGGCCGAAGCTAGCTCCCCTCCAAAGGAGAAAACTACTCAAGCAAGAAAGAAGAGAGCATCCAAGAGGGAAACTATCGTGGGCTCTGACAATGAGCCTTATAAAGAATCAGTCCCTGCCCCAAAGGCTAGGAAACCCACACAAAAGAGAAGGAGGGTTGCGAAAAAGGATTCTAGAGAAACATCCTCTGTTGAAGCCCCACCTTCCATACAAAGTCCTCATACTGTTGAGGAGCAAGCTGCCAAGGAACCAGAGCCTCAAGAGGAAGCCTCCTAG